CTGACGATCGCGGCCCGCCGCCGTCGCGGGCGTGAGGCGCGGAAGTCCGGGCCGGGCGGCCGCGGTCAGGAATTCATGATGTAGTCCTTGAGCGCGCTCTGCTCGTGTTCCATCTCGGCGACGCGCGACTTCACGACGTCGCCGATCGAGATGATGCCGACCAGCTTGCCCTTTTCGACCACCGGCAGGTGGCGGAACTTGCCCTCGGTCATGCGTTCCATCAGGTCGCCGATCGAATCCGTTTCGGCACAGGTGACCACCTTGCTGGTCATGGTCTCGGCGACGCTGCTGTCGAGCGCGCCGGCGCCGAGCCGGGCGACGGCCCGGACGATGTCGCGTTCGGACAGGATGCCGGCAATATCCCGGTCGCCCGACGATACGACCACCGCGCCGATCCGCCGGTCAGCCAGCATGTGAACGGCATCGGCCAGCGAGGCCTGGGGGGAAATGGTCGCGACCTCGCGACCCTTGCGATCGAGAATGTGGCGAACGACGCTCATAGTGGTTGCCTCCGTTTCGAACGGACCAGTCACGCGTCGAGATCACCTGCCGTTTCGACCACCTGGGGGTTCGCCCGGATACTCCGTTTCGAATGCGGGCGAACCACAGGAGATCATCACACCAGTCACCCCGACATGCCCTCATCATGCCCCGGTCGCACCGGACGACAAGGATTTACCGGCCGCGCGTTTCGCGCAAGCCGGTTGTGGTGCGCTGCGACAAAGCAAGATGATGGCAGGCTAGCTCAGGCCGGAACGGGATCGAAGAAGCGGAATAATACCAGCCCTGCGACAAATCCGCCGAGGTGGGCCTGCCAGGCAATCTGTCCCTCGGCCCCCGGTATCGGCAGGCTGACCGCGCCGAAAACGACGTTCAACACCACCCAGACGATGATCATGCTCATCGCCCGGCCGTCGCGCAGCGTTTCCATCAGGCTGTGGGCCCGGACGTGATAGACGGCATCGGGATCGTTCCAGCCCGACGGGCTGAACGGACCGCCCTGCTGGAACATGAAGCGCACCGCTGCTGCCGTGAAGCCCGAGACGGCGGCGGAAGCACCGATCATCGGCGCGATCTGCGTGCCGTTGGCGGCAAGATGGGCAGCCGCGCCGGCGGCGGCCGTGGCAATGAAGAAGGCGACCGTGCGCACCGGTCCGAAGCGACGCGCGACCGGGCTGCCGAACACGACGAACCAGAGCACGTTGACCGTCAGGTGCGTCCAGTCGGCATGCAGGAAGGCATAGCTGACGAAGCTCCAGATGTCGGCCGCAACACCGCCTGGAAAGCCCCAGGACGCGGCGAGCGAACGCTCGAACCGGCCCGGAATGAAGGCGAAGGTGAGCAGCACCTGCAGGTCGGTCTCCGGATCGAGCAGATAGATCCGCACCGCGTGGATCAGGATCATCGCGCCGGAAAGCACCGCGATGACACCGGGAATGTTCAGGATCGGTTCGCGCTGGGACAAATTCTTGAGGCTTTCGGCGGCCATGGCGACCGTGGGGCGGCCGCTCTTGACTGCCTCACTAACCCGATTTGCCGCGCTTCGCCATGGCGGCGCGGCAAAGTCGGCCAAAAGATCGCCGCCGCGCTCCAGGCGCGGGCAGCCGCCCTGGCATGCGATCTGCTACTGCCCCGGCAGAAACGCCGGAGAGACGGGAAACTGTCCCAGGACGGCACAGACTGGTTACGAGGAATTCCATGCGACATGCAGCGAGCCGAACCCTGTTCGCCTATTGGGACGGGCTGCGCGCGGGCGGGATCGCTCCGGATCGCGCCGAAATCGAACCGCGCGGCATTGCCGGCATCCTGGGCGACACCTTCATCCTGGAGAGCGACCGTCTCGGCGTCGTGCCCTACCGCCTGGCCGGCTCGCGGGTCTGCGCCATTTTCGGACAGGAGATGAAGGGCCAGTCGTTCCTCGGCCATTTCACCGGACAGGACCGTGCCAAGGTGGCGCAGGGCCTGGCCGACGCCAATGCCGCGCCGACGGGCCTCCTGATCGCCGCCGAGGGCGTCAGCGCCGCCGGCGAGACGGTGCCGCTCGAGCTCGTCATCCTGCCGCTCGCCCATCGGGGCCGGATCGGCGCGCGCATGATCGGCGTCGTTTCCAGCGCCGAGACGCCCTATTGGATCGGCCGCGACGAGATCACCGAGCTGCGGCTCGTCCATATCAAGCTGATCTGGCCGAACTGGCAGAACAACCGCCAGGCGGCGGAGCCGCGGGCCGCCGTGGCCCATGCGGCGCCCTCGCCCATGGCGGCGATCTTCCCGTCCCGTCCGTCGCTGCGCGTAATCGAAGGCGGCCGCACGGCCTGATTGCCGCCAGAT
This portion of the bacterium YEK0313 genome encodes:
- a CDS encoding PAS domain protein, whose protein sequence is MRHAASRTLFAYWDGLRAGGIAPDRAEIEPRGIAGILGDTFILESDRLGVVPYRLAGSRVCAIFGQEMKGQSFLGHFTGQDRAKVAQGLADANAAPTGLLIAAEGVSAAGETVPLELVILPLAHRGRIGARMIGVVSSAETPYWIGRDEITELRLVHIKLIWPNWQNNRQAAEPRAAVAHAAPSPMAAIFPSRPSLRVIEGGRTA
- the glpG gene encoding Rhomboid protease GlpG, whose protein sequence is MAAESLKNLSQREPILNIPGVIAVLSGAMILIHAVRIYLLDPETDLQVLLTFAFIPGRFERSLAASWGFPGGVAADIWSFVSYAFLHADWTHLTVNVLWFVVFGSPVARRFGPVRTVAFFIATAAAGAAAHLAANGTQIAPMIGASAAVSGFTAAAVRFMFQQGGPFSPSGWNDPDAVYHVRAHSLMETLRDGRAMSMIIVWVVLNVVFGAVSLPIPGAEGQIAWQAHLGGFVAGLVLFRFFDPVPA
- the hrp1_3 gene encoding Hypoxic response protein 1, whose protein sequence is MSVVRHILDRKGREVATISPQASLADAVHMLADRRIGAVVVSSGDRDIAGILSERDIVRAVARLGAGALDSSVAETMTSKVVTCAETDSIGDLMERMTEGKFRHLPVVEKGKLVGIISIGDVVKSRVAEMEHEQSALKDYIMNS